A single region of the Thioalkalivibrio nitratireducens DSM 14787 genome encodes:
- a CDS encoding TlpA family protein disulfide reductase translates to METGVKRVTLASVAVLAALLVVGLSAIWLSRPGPAEAWVPAPAYHAEDIDGHPLELAELLGRPVLLSFWATTCVTCIDEIPTLIDLHARHEARGLALLAIALGYDRRERIRGVVEHLGIPYVVIHDTQDMAAEAFGPIRGTPTTILISPEGRVAYRALGHPDFDRIERLLERWRS, encoded by the coding sequence GTGGAGACAGGCGTGAAGCGCGTGACGCTTGCATCGGTCGCCGTGCTGGCGGCGCTTCTGGTCGTGGGACTGTCGGCCATCTGGCTGTCACGACCGGGACCGGCAGAGGCGTGGGTACCGGCACCGGCCTACCATGCCGAGGACATCGACGGCCATCCGCTGGAACTCGCCGAGCTCCTGGGGCGCCCCGTGCTGCTGTCGTTCTGGGCCACCACCTGCGTGACCTGCATCGACGAAATCCCGACGCTGATCGACCTCCATGCACGGCACGAGGCCCGTGGCCTCGCGCTGCTGGCGATCGCGCTCGGATACGACCGGCGCGAACGGATCCGGGGTGTCGTCGAGCACCTCGGAATCCCCTACGTGGTGATTCACGACACGCAGGACATGGCCGCCGAGGCCTTCGGCCCGATTCGCGGAACCCCGACCACCATCCTGATCTCGCCGGAGGGGCGGGTCGCCTACCGCGCGCTCGGGCACCCGGACTTCGACCGGATCGAGCGCCTGCTCGAACGCTGGCGGTCCTGA